One Solea senegalensis isolate Sse05_10M linkage group LG13, IFAPA_SoseM_1, whole genome shotgun sequence DNA segment encodes these proteins:
- the frmd8 gene encoding FERM domain-containing protein 8 yields the protein MDGDDCSFPPDLSDDQSQRGSVASSATLSRAQDVLVYLFGDSAVHLTIEGLGSVNVQELGRSVREALHIPDSVQDTFAFWLCSPLLELQLKVRHQPYKLCRQWQDLLYRFTEASEEDISQDEPFLQYRRNVFYPKSKELQIDDEVVLKLLYEEAKNNILTGRYPCDPEHWMSLGALSLALDEGTGLDSQQFTSTVREKKLSSYLPAHVVMGSGGLLSTLRGKSSRHAGLEQNLLAEYRKISTSAGSPAEPTQLLHQYLNTCHSLPYYGCGFFIGEIDKPVQGILQRGKRKSVNVGICLEGVYVMDVKEKHVLLGLRFSELSWDHSYPEEEGDSHILWLEFDGEEDGTPVNKLLKIYSKQAELMSGFIEFCVELKSTSEGGAAAETDGETSPSQQPAGQDGGRKNGRGRRRGMLHRQNSVVCSRVHSLNTINYVDNGKEIKRLKPKRAASFFTRQASAAPTYSAVQVTESLEQG from the exons ATGGATGGAGATGACTGCAGTTTTCCTCCAGATTTATCGGACGATCAGTCACAAAGAGGAAGTGTTGCTTCTTCTGCAACACTTTCCCGAG CTCAAGATGTACTTGTATACCTGTTTGGAGACAGTGCAGTCCACTTGACCATAGAAGGGCTTGGCAGTGTTAATGTGCAGGAGCTGGGACGCAGTGTTCGTGAGGCTCTTCATATTCCTGATTCTGTACAGGATACTTTTGCCTTCTGGTTATGTTCTCCACTTCTTG AATTGCAGTTAAAAGTGCGTCATCAACCATACAAACTGTGTCGGCAGTGGCAGGACCTGTTGTATCGCTTCACTGAGGCCTCAGAGGAGGACATTTCACAAG ATGAGCCATTTCTCCAATACAGACGGAATGTGTTTTATCCTAAATCTAAAGAGCTGCAG ATCGATGATGAGGTAGTGCTGAAACTTCTGTATGAGGAGGCCAAGAACAACATCCTCACAGGTCGTTACCCCTGTGATCCTGAGCACTGGATGAGTCTTGGAGCCTTGTCTCTTGCTCTGGATGAGGGAACTGGCCTGGACAGCCAACAGTTCACCTCTACTGTAAG AGAGAAGAAGCTGTCCTCATATTTGCCTGCACATGTTGTCATGGGGAGTGGAGGATTACTCTCCACTCTGAGAGGGAAGTCGAGTCGTCATGCAGGGCTGGAGCAGAACCTGTTGGCGGAGTACAGAAAGATCAGCACATCTGCTGGAAGCCCTGCTGAGCCCACACAACTCCTACACCAGTACCTCAACACATGTCACTCTCTGCCTTATTATGG GTGTGGTTTCTTCATTGGTGAGATTGACAAACCAGTGCAGGGGATCCTCCAAAGAGGAAAGCGCAAATCTGTCAATGTTGGGATTTGCCTAGAGGGAGTTTATGTGATGGATGTCAAAGAAAAG CACGTACTGCTCGGCCTGCGTTTCAGTGAGCTCTCGTGGGACCACAGTTATCCTGAAGAGGAGGGCGACTCGCACATTCTGTGGCTGGAGTTTGATGGCGAGGAAGATGGTACTCCAGTCAACAAGTTGCTTAAGATTTACTCAAAACAA gCAGAGCTCATGAGCGGCTTCATTGAGTTCTGTGTTGAGCTGAAGTCCACGTCTGagggaggagctgcagctgaaACGGACGGTGAGACGAGTCCGTCGCAGCAGCCCGCTGGACAAGATGGTGGTAGAAAGAATGGGCGTGGAAGGAGACGTGGGATGCTGCACAGGCAAAACAGTGTTGTGTGCAGCCGGGTCCATTCACTGAACACCATCAACTATGTGGACAATG GGAAAGAAATCAAACGCTTGAAACCGAAAAGAGCTGCGTCCTTCTTCACCCGACAGGCGTCTGCAGCGCCTACGTACTCGGCCGTGCAAGTGACAGAGAGTCTGGAGCAGGGTTAA
- the tm7sf2 gene encoding delta(14)-sterol reductase TM7SF2, which produces MRPNIQDSKHRSSHTTEQEFGGTLGAICIPIFLPLTVLLLITLCQSPDASVLQWPPLLPSSERLWDPLAPMLVLGWMALHAVLYLLPFGKVSEGLVLRDGTRLKYPINGFYGLCITGVLLMLFVWLGAPLGFLFELLLPLAMCATALSFLLAVYLYVRSFWAPPHALALGGNTGNPLYDFYIGRELNPRIGNFDLKYFCELRPGLIGWVVINLGMLMKEVELRGSPSLAMIMVNSFQLLYVTDALWNEEAVLTTMDIVHDGFGFMLTFGDLGWVPFTYGLQAIFLVMHPQHISPLKAAAIITLNGVGYYIFRKSNSQKNQFRRDPTHPSVARLETIATSTGKRLLVSGWWGFVRHPNYLGDMAMALAWSLPCGFSHLLPYFYVIYFTILLIHREARDERQCRGKYGLAWDTYCRRVPYRIFPYIY; this is translated from the exons ATGAGGCCCAACATTCAAGACTCCAAACACCGATCCTCTCACACCACAGAGCAAGAATTTGGGGGAACACTAG GTGCCATATGTATCCCCATCTTTCTTCCGTTGACTGTGCTGTTACTGATAACTCTGTGCCAGTCCCCCGATGCCTCTGTCCTCCAGTGGCCCCCTCTTCTTCCCTCCAGTGAGCGGCTGTGGGACCCTCTGGCCCCCATGCTTGTGCTGGGATGGATGGCTCTGCATGCTGTCCTTTATTTGTTGCCATTCGGAAAG GTGTCTGAAGGACTGGTGCTGAGGGATGGAACTCGCCTCAAGTATCCCATTAATG GTTTCTATGGCCTGTGCATCACCGGTGTGTTGCTCATGTTGTTTGTGTGGCTCGGAGCTCCTCTCGGGTTTCTGTTTGAGCTGCTGTTGCCTCTGGCAATGTGCGCAACAGCGCTGTCATTCCTCCTCGCCGTCTACCTCTATGTCCGCTCCTTCTGGGCTCCTCCCCATGCGCTCGCTTTGGGAGGCAACACAG GAAATCCATTGTATGACTTCTACATTGGACGGGAGTTAAATCCTCGGATTGGAAACTTTGACCTGAAATATTTCTGCGAGCTCAGACCAGGACTGATTGGTTGG GTGGTCATCAACCTTGGCATGCTGATGAAAGAGGTGGAGCTTCGAGGTTCACCCTCCCTCGCCATGATAATGGTCAACAGCTTCCAGCTGCTGTATGTTACAGACGCTCTGTGGAACGAG GAGGCTGTTCTGACAACCATGGACATCGTGCATGATGGTTTTGGCTTCATGTTGACCTTTGGAGACCTGGGCTGGGTTCCTTTCACATACGGCCTGCAGGCAATATTTCTGGTCATGCACCCACAGCATATAAGTCCACTCAAAGCAGCAGCTATAATTACACTGAATG GTGTTGGTTACTACATTTTTAGAAAATCCAACTCACAGAAGAACCAGTTCAGAAGAGACCCCACACATCCAAGTGTTGCAA GACTGGAGACCATCGCTACATCAACAGGGAAACGGCTGCTAGTATCGGGCTGGTGGGGTTTTGTTCGTCATCCCAATTACCTCGGTGACATGGCCATGGCCCTGGCATGGTCTCTGCCATGTG GATTCTCACATCTGCTGCCTTACTTCTATGTAATTTATTTCACCATATTGCTGATCCACCGAGAGGCCCGTGATGAGAGACAGTGCAGAGGAAAATATGGACTAGCATGGGACACCTACTGTCGACGTGTCCCATACAGGATCTTCCCCTATATATACTGA
- the vps51 gene encoding vacuolar protein sorting-associated protein 51 homolog translates to MESNMDDEMVSGDGGPGRRRRVHGLLKMYYGLNEEGKDSQEPESLDPCDINGPHFDPEHYLNKLRRECSLAELMDQETLMVKQIRSLDSDMQTLVYENYNKFISATDTIRKMKNDFKKMEDEMDCLSANMAAITEFSASISGTLQDQHAQITKLSGVHTLLRKLQFLFELPARLNKCLELQAYAQAVSSHRRARCVLQQYSHLPSFKGIQDDCHAIMDKLAQELRQKFRDGGTSAKDLSQCVELLLQLDEPAEELCDKFLSHARSRLESDLQGLEAEIRPYPVSAVKDASAHRLSTTAGATSPTHNSPRTSALPSPSSNTDILEFIDRGCNEFVSSLCLVITSYQELFINHAQTGELASKNIPQMANGKLHAFVDDLAARYFSLVERRIQEEKGVGDNSLLVRALDRFHRRLQAVAKLLPGSAVPNKGTEIVVRAATERVKQYLSALQSFYMDSLTDVRQALATPRLSVAGASGTGGGALHGGLASGRDAPNSLPELLSSLSASILNQIKSVLASVHLFTAKDITFSNKPYFKGEFCSQGVRESLVVNFIKFVCQSSRQFCESAGDKGGSTPPALLLLLSRLCLDYETSTISYILTLTDEQFLVQHHSPVTPVTTLCAEAREAAQKLLNHYVKVQGLIISQMLRKSVETRDWVNTIEPRNVRAVMKRVVEDTTSIDVQVGLLYEEGVRKAHSSDSSKRTFSVYSSSRQQARYAASYTPSAPMDTNLLSNIHKLFSERIDIFSSVEFNKVSVMTGIIKISLKTFLECVRLRTFGRYGLQQIQVDCHYLQMYLWRFVSDENLVHFLLDEIVGSSAHRCLDPAPMEQSVIEVICERG, encoded by the exons ATGGAGTCAAATATGGACGATGAGATGGTGTCAGGCGATGGTGGCCCGGGCAGGAGGCGGAGGGTGCACGGCTTACTGAAGATGTACTACGGACTGAACGAGGAAGGAAAGGACTCTCAGGAGCCGGAGTCTCTGGATCCCTGCGACATTAACGGGCCTCATTTTGATCCCGAGCACTATCTCAACAAG CTAAGAAGAGAGTGCTCTCTGGCAGAGCTGATGGACCAGGAGACCCTCATGGTGAAGCAGATTCGCTCTTTGGACAGTGATATGCAGACGCTGGTGTATGAAAACTACAACAAGTTCATCTCAGCCACAG ACACCATAAGGAAGATGAAGAATGACTTCAAAAAGATGGAGGATGAAATGGACTGCCTGTCCGCTAACATGGCAGCAATCACAGAGTTTAGTGCTTCTATTAGTGGTACTCTTCAAGATCAGCACGCACAGATCACAAAACTCTCAG GTGTGCACACTCTGTTGAGGAAGCTGCAGTTTTTGTTTGAACTGCCTGCGAGGTTGAATAAGTGTCTGGAGCTGCAGGCCTACGCTCAGGCAGTGAGTTCCCACCGCCGTGCCCGCTGCGTGCTGCAGCAGTACAGCCACCTGCCCTCTTTCAAAGGAATACAGGATGACTGTCATGCCATCATGGACAAGCTGGCACAGGAGCTTCGACAGAAGTTCAG GGATGGTGGAACGAGTGCTAAAGATTTATCACAGTGTGTGGAGCTGCTGTTACAGCTGGATGAGCCAGCGGAGGAGCTCTGTGATAAATTCCTGAGCCATGCACGATCTCGACTCGAGTCGGACCTTCAGGGCCTGGAAGCAGAGATAAGACCGTACCCTGTCTCAGCAGTGAAAGATGCTTCTGCGCACAGGTTGTCAACGACTGCAGGTGCTACATCTCCGACTCATAACTCACCTAGAACAAGTGCTCTACCCTCTCCCTCCTCAAACACTGACATCTTGGAATTCATCGACAGAGGCTGCAATGAATTTGTCAGCAGCTTATGTTTAGTAATTACATCCTATCAGGAGCTTTTTATTAACCATGCTCAGACAGGAGAGCTGGCATCCAAAAATATCCCACAGATGGCAAATGGCAAACTGCACGCCTTTGTGGACGACCTGGCAGCTCGGTATTTCTCTCTCGTGGAGCGGAGGATACAAGAGGAGAAAGGGGTCGGAGATAACTCCCTCTTGGTCCGCGCACTTGACCGATTCCACCGCCGACTTCAGGCTGTCGCCAAACTGCTGCCAGGCTCTGCCGTGCCAAACAAAGGAACGGAGATTGTGGTACGTGCGGCAACGGAGCGAGTGAAGCAGTACCTCTCTGCCCTGCAGAGCTTCTACATGGACAGTTTGACAGACGTGAGGCAGGCTCTGGCGACACCGCGCCTCTCTGTGGCTGGTGCTTCAGGGACTGGAGGCGGAGCACTTCATGGGGGTCTGGCCTCTGGTAGAGATGCGCCAAACAGCCTGCCAGAGCTGCTCTCGTCCCTGTCGGCCTCGATTCTCAACCAGATCAAGTCCGTGCTGGCATCGGTGCATCTCTTCACAGCAAAGGACATTACTTTCTCCAACAAACCTTACTTCAAG GGAGAATTCTGTAGTCAGGGTGTACGTGAGAGCCTGGTGGTGAACTTCATCAAGTTTGTGTGTCAGTCTTCTCGCCAGTTCTGTGAGAGCGCGGGAGACAAAGGCGGCTCGACTCCTCCAGCTCTCCTGTTACTGCTGTCTCGCCTCTGCTTGGACTACGAAACCTCGACTATCTCCTACATACTCACTCTCACAGATGAACAGTTCCTTGTGCAG CACCACAGTCCTGTAACACCGGTCACAACTCTATGTGCTGAAGCCAGGGAGGCGGCACAGAAACTTCTGAATCATTATGTCAAG GTTCAGGGTCTGATTATCTCCCAGATGCTGAGAAAGAGTGTGGAAACACGCGACTGGGTTAACACCATTGAGCCGCGAAATGTCCGTGCTGTGATGAAGAGGGTCGTCGAGGACACCACCTCGATTGATGTGCAG GTCGGGCTTTTGTATGAAGAAGGTGTGAGGAAAGCACACAGCAGTGACTCCAGCAAAAGGACATTCTCTGTCTATAGCAGCTCTAGGCAGCAAGCACGCTATGCTGCCAGCTACACCCCAAG TGCTCCCATGGATACAAATCTACTTAGCAATATTCACAAGCTGTTTTCTGAGAGGATCgacattttcagttcagtggAGTTCAACAAG GTGTCGGTGATGACAGGAATCATAAAAATCAGTTTAAAGACATTCCTGGAGTGTGTCCGCCTGCGCACCTTTGGTCGCTATGGTCTTCAGCAGATCCAGGTGGACTGCCACTACCTGCAGATGTACCTGTGGCGCTTTGTCTCTGATGAGAACCTGGTACACTTCCTGCTGGACGAGATTGTAGGCAGCTCCGCTCACCGCTGCCTGGATCCTGCTCCCATGGAGCAGAGTGTAATCGAAGTAATCTGTGAACGCGGTTAA